A genomic region of Aeropyrum pernix K1 contains the following coding sequences:
- a CDS encoding class I SAM-dependent methyltransferase, which produces MPECVAVKTVDGERAIRLLRAAGLLDTGFKPARSGGRLMLPVEDAELALEALRSSGLEAWPCRASFEPRRRPRGLRSLGFEGLSGYSLVGDIAVFSRREGGPGVEEYRRAAEALMREQPRVRAVYLKEATVGELRVQRLVHLAGEERTWTVHREFGLEFEVDIARAYFNPRLANEHRLVAESVGEGERVLDMFSGVGGFSIHTASLRRASVVASDINPHAALLAARNARRNRRRLRGRVSVLRADAALLPRILQPVFTTIIMNHPTASHMFAWEACRLASSGGARVLFYRLSESCPQAEEDALQAFTRAPCCRRVEVRWCRRVLEYSPSAAVYRVEVAVEPGRL; this is translated from the coding sequence TTGCCCGAGTGCGTCGCCGTCAAGACTGTTGACGGGGAGAGGGCTATACGCCTCCTCAGGGCGGCCGGCCTGCTGGACACCGGTTTCAAGCCGGCCCGCAGCGGGGGGAGGCTAATGCTGCCCGTGGAGGACGCCGAGCTTGCCCTGGAGGCCCTCAGGTCCTCCGGCCTCGAGGCGTGGCCGTGCAGAGCCTCCTTCGAGCCCAGGCGCAGGCCCCGCGGCCTGAGGAGCCTAGGGTTCGAGGGGCTGTCGGGCTACAGCCTCGTGGGGGATATAGCGGTGTTCAGCAGGAGGGAGGGGGGCCCGGGGGTTGAGGAGTATAGGAGGGCTGCTGAGGCTCTGATGAGGGAGCAGCCGAGGGTTAGGGCGGTGTATCTGAAGGAGGCCACGGTGGGGGAGCTCAGGGTGCAGAGGCTCGTACACCTGGCGGGGGAGGAGAGGACCTGGACCGTCCACAGGGAGTTCGGCCTGGAGTTCGAGGTGGACATAGCGAGGGCCTACTTCAACCCCCGCCTGGCCAACGAGCACAGGCTGGTGGCCGAGAGTGTTGGGGAGGGGGAGAGGGTTCTCGACATGTTCTCCGGTGTAGGGGGGTTCTCGATACACACCGCCAGCCTGAGGAGGGCCAGCGTCGTCGCCTCGGACATTAACCCCCACGCCGCCCTCCTGGCGGCGAGGAACGCGAGGAGGAACAGGAGGAGGCTCAGGGGGAGGGTCTCTGTGCTGAGGGCTGACGCCGCCCTCCTCCCCCGGATCCTCCAGCCGGTATTCACAACCATAATAATGAACCACCCCACAGCCTCCCACATGTTCGCCTGGGAGGCGTGCAGGCTGGCCAGCAGCGGGGGGGCTAGGGTGCTGTTCTACAGGCTCTCCGAGAGCTGCCCCCAAGCCGAGGAAGACGCGCTCCAAGCCTTCACCCGGGCCCCATGCTGCCGTAGGGTGGAGGTGAGGTGGTGCAGGAGGGTTCTCGAGTACAGCCCCTCGGCAGCTGTATATAGGGTTGAGGTTGCGGTGGAGCCGGGGAGGCTGTAA
- the fbp gene encoding fructose-1,6-bisphosphate aldolase/phosphatase, producing the protein MSEGRTTTVSVIKADIGSLAGHHRVHPDTILAASRVLAEAKRKGVIKSFYVTNAGDDLQLIMTHFKGVDNPEIHELAWTAFREATKVAKDLGLYAAGQDLLSDAFSGNIRGLGPGVAEMEFVERPSEPIVVFMADKTEPGAFNLPLYKIFADPFNTAGLVIDPRLHDGFIFEVLDVFEGKAVELRAPEEIYDLLALIGTPSRYVVKRVYRKSDREIAAVVSSERLSLIAGRYVGKDDPVMIVRAQSGFPAVGEVLEPFAFPHLVAGWMRGSHHGPLMPVGLKDSKVSRFDGPPRVIALGFQVKNGELIGPADLFDDPAFDEARRQAQMIADYIRRHGPFMPHRLGPEEMEYTTLPEVLKRLKDRFKPVEMGYKPKVKHESGEAADVD; encoded by the coding sequence TTGTCTGAGGGCAGGACTACGACTGTGAGCGTTATAAAGGCGGATATAGGCAGCCTCGCGGGCCACCACAGGGTCCACCCCGACACAATCCTCGCCGCCAGCAGGGTGCTGGCGGAGGCTAAGAGGAAAGGGGTTATCAAGAGCTTCTACGTCACCAACGCCGGGGACGATCTGCAGCTCATCATGACCCACTTCAAGGGCGTCGACAACCCCGAGATACACGAGCTGGCGTGGACTGCCTTCAGGGAGGCGACGAAGGTGGCCAAGGATCTGGGTCTCTACGCCGCCGGCCAGGACCTGCTGAGCGACGCTTTCAGCGGCAACATACGCGGCCTAGGCCCGGGCGTCGCTGAGATGGAGTTCGTCGAGAGGCCGAGCGAGCCCATCGTGGTGTTCATGGCCGACAAGACCGAGCCCGGCGCCTTCAACCTACCCCTCTACAAGATATTCGCCGACCCCTTCAACACCGCCGGGCTGGTGATAGACCCGAGGCTGCACGACGGCTTCATATTCGAGGTCCTCGACGTGTTCGAGGGCAAGGCGGTCGAGCTGAGGGCGCCGGAGGAGATATACGACCTCCTCGCCCTCATAGGCACGCCAAGCAGGTACGTTGTCAAGAGGGTGTACAGGAAGAGCGACAGGGAGATAGCGGCGGTGGTGAGCAGCGAGAGGCTCAGCCTGATAGCCGGGAGGTACGTCGGCAAGGACGACCCGGTGATGATAGTCAGGGCGCAGAGCGGGTTCCCCGCCGTCGGCGAGGTGCTGGAGCCCTTCGCCTTCCCACACCTCGTCGCCGGCTGGATGAGGGGCAGCCACCACGGCCCCCTAATGCCAGTGGGCCTGAAGGACTCGAAGGTCTCGAGGTTCGACGGGCCGCCGAGGGTCATAGCCCTCGGCTTCCAGGTGAAGAACGGCGAGCTCATAGGCCCAGCAGACCTCTTCGACGACCCGGCCTTCGACGAGGCGAGGAGGCAGGCGCAGATGATAGCCGACTACATAAGGAGGCACGGCCCCTTCATGCCCCACAGGCTAGGGCCGGAGGAGATGGAGTACACAACACTACCCGAGGTCCTCAAGAGGCTGAAGGACAGGTTCAAGCCGGTGGAGATGGGGTACAAGCCGAAGGTCAAGCACGAGTCGGGAGAGGCGGCGGACGTAGACTAG
- the map gene encoding type II methionyl aminopeptidase, translated as MEHEPPKELLEAGRIAAEAREYAAGLVEAGASCRRVCELVEEKIRSLGAVPAFPCNISLDSVAAHYTPGLRDDCSIGGGSVVKLDVGAAVEGYIADTAVTVDLGGGHRSLVEASVEGLRAAMKVLKPGARFYDIGRAVEQAVRRRGFKVVKNLSGHTIDRYTIHAGLSIPNYGDRTAWIHRIRPGMTFAIEPFATNGRGMVREGSTVNIYAYTGRKPRAMLGGLEERILRHVAEKYRTLPFTPRWLKGMAGDEEVERAVRLLAKLGALHAYPVLIEAGGGLVSQAEHTFYALRGGIVVVTEKGQPTI; from the coding sequence TTGGAGCATGAGCCGCCCAAGGAGCTTCTGGAGGCCGGTAGGATAGCCGCGGAGGCCAGGGAGTACGCCGCCGGGCTGGTGGAGGCGGGGGCTAGCTGCAGGAGGGTTTGCGAGCTGGTGGAGGAGAAGATCCGGAGCCTCGGCGCCGTGCCCGCCTTCCCCTGCAACATATCCCTCGACAGCGTGGCAGCCCACTACACCCCGGGGTTGAGGGACGACTGCAGCATAGGGGGCGGGAGCGTTGTGAAGCTCGACGTGGGCGCGGCTGTGGAGGGCTACATAGCGGACACCGCAGTCACCGTGGACCTGGGCGGCGGCCACCGGAGCCTAGTGGAGGCCAGCGTGGAGGGGCTGAGGGCCGCCATGAAGGTGCTGAAGCCCGGGGCGAGGTTCTACGATATAGGGAGGGCTGTGGAGCAGGCGGTGAGGAGGAGGGGGTTCAAGGTTGTCAAGAACCTTTCGGGCCACACGATAGACAGGTACACCATACACGCAGGCCTGAGCATACCCAACTACGGCGACAGGACGGCGTGGATACACAGGATAAGGCCCGGCATGACATTCGCCATAGAGCCCTTCGCCACCAACGGCAGGGGCATGGTGAGGGAGGGGTCGACAGTCAACATATACGCATACACCGGCAGGAAGCCCAGGGCCATGCTGGGCGGGCTCGAGGAGAGGATACTCAGGCACGTAGCCGAGAAGTACAGGACCCTCCCCTTCACACCCCGGTGGCTCAAGGGGATGGCCGGTGATGAGGAGGTGGAGAGGGCCGTCAGGCTCCTCGCCAAGCTAGGAGCCCTCCACGCCTACCCGGTGCTCATAGAGGCTGGAGGGGGGCTCGTCTCCCAGGCAGAGCACACGTTCTACGCCCTCCGCGGCGGGATAGTGGTTGTTACTGAGAAGGGGCAGCCTACGATATAG
- a CDS encoding metal-dependent hydrolase produces MARLTYLGHAAFQLEAGGRKILVDPWLSNPKSPVKPEEVEGVDLIVITHSHFDHLGDVGKIAAKNPGAKVLAVYEVADLAAEEIAKETGASKDELFNAGRVIGANIGGPVVLQDLGLKVAFTPATHSSVGVAAGAVIITGEGRVYHAGDTGVTMDMRLVGEIYKPHVALLPIGGHFTMDPVEAAKAVELIRPLVAIPMHYGTFPVLYGDPEEFKKRVEEKCLPTQVRILKPGESYEFDFSKA; encoded by the coding sequence ATGGCGAGGCTCACATACCTAGGCCACGCGGCCTTCCAGCTCGAGGCGGGGGGCAGGAAGATCCTGGTGGACCCCTGGCTCTCGAACCCTAAGAGCCCCGTGAAGCCCGAGGAGGTCGAGGGGGTTGACCTGATAGTCATAACCCACAGCCACTTCGACCACCTCGGCGACGTGGGCAAGATTGCCGCCAAGAACCCGGGCGCGAAGGTCCTCGCCGTCTACGAGGTCGCCGACCTGGCGGCGGAGGAGATAGCCAAGGAGACGGGCGCCAGCAAGGATGAGCTGTTCAACGCGGGGAGGGTTATTGGGGCGAACATAGGCGGCCCCGTAGTCCTCCAGGACCTCGGCCTGAAGGTGGCGTTCACACCCGCAACCCACAGCAGCGTGGGCGTCGCCGCAGGGGCTGTGATAATAACGGGCGAGGGCAGGGTCTACCACGCCGGCGACACGGGGGTTACGATGGATATGAGGCTTGTGGGCGAGATATACAAGCCCCACGTAGCCCTCCTCCCGATAGGCGGCCACTTCACCATGGACCCGGTGGAGGCGGCGAAGGCTGTAGAGCTCATCAGACCCCTGGTGGCGATACCCATGCACTACGGAACCTTCCCAGTGCTCTACGGCGACCCCGAGGAGTTCAAGAAGAGGGTGGAGGAGAAGTGCCTGCCAACCCAGGTTAGGATACTGAAGCCCGGGGAGAGCTACGAGTTCGACTTCTCCAAAGCCTAG
- a CDS encoding ribosome biogenesis/translation initiation ATPase RLI, whose protein sequence is MQGGLRLRLAVIDYDSCKPKKCSYECIAVCPVNKSGRGVAIDADMASRGKPVIYEDACIGCALCVKACPFDAIYIVNLPMELEEEAVHRYGVNGFKLFRLPIPREGQVVGLLGRNGTGKTTALRILAGELKPNLGRVEGGEPEWDEILKRFRGSELQTYFRKLVDGKLRVAHKIQYVELVPRRLKGRVRDLLKRADERGVALELAEQVGLDKVFDRDVRQLSGGELQKMLIVAVLSRDANVYIFDEPSSYLDIRERMRMARLIAGAARPGAYVMVVEHDLAVLDYVSDLVHILYGEPGAYGIVSKPYSTREGINVFLQGYLPAENIRLRKEPILFRKPAPEAQPAAPGGGRQASRRRIVGWTGLRVALDGFTLTSGEGALYGGEVIGVAGPNGIGKTTFVRTLAGALKPVEGAVYPYVEDLRVSYKPQYISPESLPDATVEQVLKAANPAILAPGSWLNLELVKRMRLDKLLERRVRTLSGGELQKVAVAAALAREADVYLLDEPSAYLDVEERVGVARAIRRIVETREAAALVVEHDLMILDYVSDRIMLVTGEPGVRGHVDDPRPVKEGMNLLLQNLGVTVRKDEQTGRPRLNKEGSYLDRMQRARKLYYAV, encoded by the coding sequence TTGCAGGGAGGGCTGAGGCTGAGGCTCGCGGTGATAGACTACGACTCGTGCAAGCCCAAGAAGTGTAGCTACGAGTGTATAGCAGTGTGCCCCGTCAACAAGAGCGGCAGGGGCGTGGCTATAGACGCTGATATGGCGAGCAGGGGGAAGCCTGTTATCTACGAGGACGCCTGCATAGGCTGCGCCCTCTGCGTCAAGGCCTGCCCCTTCGACGCGATATACATTGTCAACCTCCCCATGGAGCTGGAGGAGGAGGCCGTCCACAGGTACGGGGTGAACGGGTTCAAGCTCTTCCGCCTCCCCATACCCAGGGAGGGCCAGGTAGTCGGGCTCCTGGGGAGGAACGGCACGGGGAAGACGACTGCCCTGAGGATACTGGCGGGGGAGCTCAAGCCAAACCTCGGAAGGGTCGAGGGTGGTGAGCCGGAGTGGGACGAGATACTGAAGAGGTTCCGCGGCAGCGAGCTGCAGACCTACTTCAGGAAGCTGGTCGACGGGAAGCTACGGGTAGCCCACAAGATCCAGTACGTAGAGCTCGTCCCGAGGAGGCTGAAGGGTAGGGTTAGGGACCTGCTGAAGAGGGCCGACGAGAGGGGGGTCGCCCTGGAGCTGGCGGAGCAGGTGGGGCTTGACAAGGTTTTCGACAGGGACGTCAGGCAGCTGAGCGGCGGGGAGCTCCAGAAGATGCTCATAGTGGCCGTCCTGAGCAGGGACGCAAACGTCTACATCTTCGACGAGCCCAGCAGCTACCTCGATATAAGAGAGAGGATGAGGATGGCCAGGCTCATAGCGGGGGCCGCGAGGCCGGGAGCCTACGTCATGGTGGTCGAGCACGACCTAGCCGTCCTAGACTACGTCAGCGACCTAGTCCACATACTCTACGGCGAGCCCGGGGCCTACGGCATAGTGTCGAAGCCCTACTCCACGAGGGAGGGGATCAACGTCTTCCTCCAGGGCTACCTACCCGCGGAGAACATCAGGCTAAGAAAGGAGCCGATACTCTTCAGGAAGCCGGCCCCAGAGGCCCAACCCGCAGCCCCGGGAGGGGGGAGGCAGGCTTCCAGGAGGAGGATAGTGGGGTGGACCGGCCTCAGGGTAGCCCTCGACGGGTTCACCCTAACCTCCGGCGAGGGGGCCCTCTACGGCGGCGAGGTCATAGGGGTCGCCGGGCCGAACGGGATAGGGAAGACCACTTTCGTGAGAACCCTCGCAGGAGCCCTCAAGCCGGTGGAGGGCGCTGTCTACCCGTACGTCGAGGACCTCAGGGTCAGCTACAAGCCCCAGTACATAAGCCCCGAGAGCCTCCCCGACGCCACGGTAGAGCAGGTCCTCAAAGCCGCAAACCCCGCCATCCTAGCCCCAGGCTCCTGGCTGAACCTGGAGCTGGTTAAGAGGATGAGGCTGGACAAGCTGCTGGAGAGGAGGGTTAGAACCCTCAGCGGGGGAGAGCTGCAGAAGGTGGCCGTGGCGGCCGCCCTAGCCAGGGAGGCGGACGTCTACCTGCTGGACGAGCCCAGCGCCTACCTGGACGTGGAGGAGAGGGTGGGGGTGGCGCGGGCTATAAGGAGGATTGTGGAGACCAGGGAGGCCGCCGCCCTGGTCGTGGAGCACGACCTAATGATACTGGACTACGTGAGCGACAGGATAATGCTGGTCACAGGCGAGCCCGGGGTGAGGGGCCACGTAGACGACCCCAGGCCCGTGAAGGAGGGCATGAACCTCCTCCTCCAAAACCTGGGAGTCACCGTGAGGAAGGACGAGCAGACGGGGAGGCCCAGGCTCAACAAGGAGGGGAGCTACCTCGACAGGATGCAGAGGGCCAGGAAGCTCTACTACGCAGTGTAG
- a CDS encoding DUF1512 domain-containing protein — protein sequence MVLEQASLPEWISAISQLLLVLIFIALFTGANQRIQVYLWSRDIRSKLVILESFANDARRRAVEYMVSKGAKDAESLVSRLADFFVISPVDIEPVDIIRRLEHLVNLRSRRFKEEVARHMPEADEVSRSKAEVALEIASALSFIHKYVRHILLTGEKTRNWILIMQLQLIMPMILKIADTYRRALNDFLKGVPIGDSAGPMVALRLAGRGARWERIEEETVYTVADVEGRRVYIVKAEGPGSSVGRPGSATERLIEKLVAQGRKPRLLVTVDAALKLEGEETGSVADGVGAAIGDIGPEKIRFERIAVKYGIALRAVAIKMGLEEAILGMTEKIVKGVEKAVERVKDIIRGESKPGDIVVVVGVGNTVGVGQ from the coding sequence GTGGTTTTGGAGCAGGCGTCCCTACCCGAGTGGATATCGGCCATAAGCCAGCTGCTGCTCGTCCTCATATTCATCGCCCTCTTCACGGGGGCTAACCAGAGGATTCAGGTCTACCTCTGGAGCCGGGACATAAGGTCTAAGCTGGTTATACTGGAGTCTTTCGCCAACGACGCTAGGAGGAGGGCTGTGGAGTATATGGTGTCGAAGGGGGCTAAGGATGCTGAGTCGCTCGTGTCGAGGCTGGCGGACTTCTTCGTCATATCCCCGGTCGACATAGAGCCTGTCGACATTATAAGGAGGCTGGAGCACCTGGTGAACCTCAGGTCGAGGAGGTTCAAGGAGGAGGTTGCAAGGCACATGCCGGAGGCCGACGAGGTTTCGAGGAGCAAGGCCGAGGTAGCCCTGGAGATCGCCAGCGCCCTCTCCTTCATACATAAGTATGTGAGGCACATCCTCCTCACTGGCGAGAAGACGAGGAACTGGATACTGATCATGCAGCTCCAGCTTATAATGCCTATGATACTGAAGATAGCCGACACGTATAGGAGGGCTCTGAACGACTTCCTGAAGGGCGTGCCCATAGGCGACTCCGCGGGGCCTATGGTGGCCCTCAGGCTCGCCGGCAGGGGCGCCAGGTGGGAGAGGATTGAGGAGGAGACGGTCTACACCGTCGCCGACGTCGAGGGGAGGAGGGTCTACATAGTGAAGGCCGAGGGGCCCGGGAGCAGCGTTGGCAGGCCCGGCTCCGCGACGGAGAGGCTGATAGAGAAGCTGGTGGCCCAGGGCAGGAAGCCGAGGCTTCTTGTGACGGTGGACGCGGCCCTCAAGCTCGAGGGGGAGGAGACGGGGAGCGTGGCCGACGGTGTCGGGGCTGCGATAGGCGACATAGGCCCTGAGAAGATAAGGTTCGAGAGGATAGCCGTCAAGTACGGCATAGCCCTGAGGGCTGTGGCGATAAAGATGGGGCTGGAGGAGGCTATACTGGGTATGACGGAGAAGATAGTGAAGGGCGTGGAGAAGGCTGTCGAGAGGGTGAAGGACATTATAAGGGGCGAGTCGAAGCCCGGCGACATAGTGGTCGTCGTTGGAGTGGGCAACACCGTGGGGGTGGGCCAGTAG
- the metG gene encoding methionine--tRNA ligase — MAKYVVTSAWPYVNHVPHLGTLIGSVLSADIYARYLRLRGRQVVFVSGSDEHGTPIELEARKKGVHPKELTDQVHEYDVKMWREYRISFDNYSRTESPVHKEFVMEFMKKLEENGYIFSQEEVLPYCERDKIFLPDRFVEGTCPYCGYEKARGDQCDECGRLLHPTELKNPRCALCGSKPVYKSTRHWFIDLRRVQDRLLKWLESHGELQDSVKKYSINWVAQGLKPRSVTRDLSWGVPAPFKGAEGKTIYVWFDALLGYVSATKELFIMRRGDPEEWKSWWWDSGTRTVYFIGKDNIPFHAIILPALFLASHDPYVLPWRISATEYLMYEGQQFSKSRRIGVWIDEALEIAPADYWRWALARMRPEARDTNFTWKEFYRIVNTELNDDIGNFVNRVLSLVRSRMSGVAPEPEDLGEHQGFVERVRRAAWAVAEDLEAIRIKRATEGILEIAREGNAYLNRTQPWKLLSQDREEGVRALSAALYAVKTLAHLLAPFTPDAADRLWSMLGLAGSVHEAVWDEWLDRPLPGGARIVRVEPLFQKLPDDFLERVDEIVEDARRRAREKRPPLLRD, encoded by the coding sequence ATGGCTAAGTATGTAGTAACCTCCGCGTGGCCCTACGTAAACCACGTCCCCCACCTGGGCACGCTCATAGGCAGCGTGCTCAGCGCGGACATCTACGCCCGCTACCTGAGGCTCCGGGGGAGGCAGGTAGTATTCGTGAGCGGGAGCGACGAGCACGGGACGCCGATAGAGCTTGAGGCGAGGAAGAAGGGCGTCCACCCCAAGGAGCTGACAGACCAGGTGCACGAGTACGACGTCAAGATGTGGAGGGAGTACAGGATATCCTTCGACAACTACAGCCGGACCGAGAGCCCGGTGCACAAGGAGTTCGTCATGGAGTTTATGAAGAAGCTCGAGGAGAACGGCTACATATTCAGCCAGGAGGAGGTCCTCCCGTACTGCGAGAGGGACAAGATATTCCTGCCCGACAGGTTCGTCGAGGGCACCTGCCCCTACTGCGGCTACGAAAAGGCCCGGGGCGACCAGTGCGACGAGTGCGGGAGGCTCCTCCACCCCACGGAGCTGAAGAACCCGCGCTGCGCCCTATGCGGCTCCAAGCCCGTCTACAAGTCCACCAGACACTGGTTCATAGACCTTAGGAGGGTGCAGGACAGGCTCCTCAAGTGGCTTGAGAGCCACGGGGAGCTACAGGACAGCGTGAAGAAGTACAGCATAAACTGGGTGGCCCAGGGTCTCAAGCCAAGGAGCGTCACCCGCGACCTATCCTGGGGCGTGCCAGCCCCGTTCAAGGGGGCTGAGGGGAAGACTATCTACGTGTGGTTCGACGCCCTCCTGGGCTACGTGAGCGCGACTAAGGAGCTGTTCATCATGAGGAGGGGGGATCCTGAGGAGTGGAAGAGCTGGTGGTGGGACAGCGGGACGAGGACGGTGTACTTCATAGGCAAGGATAACATACCGTTCCACGCCATAATACTCCCCGCCCTCTTCCTAGCGAGCCACGACCCCTACGTCCTCCCCTGGAGGATAAGCGCGACGGAGTACCTGATGTACGAGGGCCAGCAGTTCAGCAAGAGCAGGAGGATAGGGGTGTGGATAGACGAGGCCCTGGAGATAGCACCCGCCGACTACTGGAGGTGGGCTCTGGCGAGGATGAGGCCTGAGGCTAGGGACACGAACTTCACGTGGAAGGAGTTCTACAGGATCGTTAACACCGAGCTGAACGACGATATAGGCAACTTCGTCAACAGGGTGCTAAGCCTAGTCAGGAGCAGGATGAGCGGCGTCGCCCCCGAGCCCGAGGACCTCGGCGAGCACCAGGGGTTCGTGGAGAGGGTCAGGAGGGCTGCCTGGGCGGTTGCGGAGGACCTGGAGGCCATAAGGATAAAGAGGGCGACGGAGGGTATACTGGAGATCGCCAGGGAGGGCAACGCCTACCTAAACAGGACCCAGCCCTGGAAGCTCCTCTCCCAGGACAGGGAGGAGGGTGTAAGGGCCCTCTCAGCCGCCCTCTACGCCGTGAAGACCCTCGCCCACCTCCTAGCCCCCTTCACCCCGGACGCCGCCGACAGGCTGTGGAGCATGCTGGGCCTCGCCGGGAGCGTCCACGAGGCGGTGTGGGACGAGTGGCTAGACCGGCCCCTCCCCGGGGGCGCGAGGATAGTCAGGGTGGAGCCCCTCTTCCAGAAGCTCCCCGACGACTTCCTGGAGAGGGTGGACGAGATAGTCGAGGATGCTAGGAGGAGGGCGAGGGAGAAGAGGCCCCCTCTCCTCAGGGACTAG
- a CDS encoding 30S ribosomal protein S24e produces the protein MSVPQAREARRIDLGEMGWGEVQVDFYNPLVKRREIVMILHHELKPTPMRIMLRQKLAEVLGVDIKRIYIRYIKTGYGAGLSKVRVHVYDSPERALSFEPKYIIERNGGVNPFEEAEG, from the coding sequence ATGAGCGTTCCACAGGCGAGGGAGGCGAGGAGGATAGACCTTGGAGAGATGGGCTGGGGGGAAGTGCAGGTCGACTTCTACAACCCGCTGGTTAAGCGGAGAGAGATCGTCATGATACTCCACCACGAGCTGAAGCCAACGCCGATGAGGATAATGCTGAGGCAGAAGCTGGCCGAGGTCCTCGGCGTCGACATAAAGAGGATATACATAAGGTATATTAAAACGGGCTACGGAGCAGGGCTTAGCAAGGTGAGGGTCCACGTCTACGACTCCCCCGAGAGGGCCCTCTCCTTCGAGCCGAAGTACATAATAGAGAGGAACGGCGGTGTAAACCCCTTCGAGGAGGCAGAGGGGTGA
- a CDS encoding 30S ribosomal protein S27ae: protein MAEKKELKTYVHKLYEVDYEKGVIKLKNRRCPRCGSIMAHHMKPVERWHCGKCGYTEFVTKKK, encoded by the coding sequence GTGGCCGAGAAGAAGGAGCTAAAGACCTACGTACACAAGCTCTACGAGGTCGACTACGAGAAGGGGGTCATAAAGCTGAAGAACAGGCGTTGCCCCCGCTGCGGCAGCATAATGGCCCACCACATGAAGCCGGTGGAGCGGTGGCACTGCGGCAAGTGCGGCTACACCGAGTTCGTCACCAAGAAGAAGTAG
- the kae1 gene encoding KEOPS complex N(6)-L-threonylcarbamoyladenine synthase Kae1: MPPKRDGEVLVLGIESTAHTFGVGIVSTRPPIVRADVRRRWTPREGGILPREVAEFFSLHAGEAVAEALGEAGVSIADVDAVAVALGPGMGPALRVGATVARALSAKYGKPLVPVNHAVAHVEAARFTTGLRDPVALYVAGGNTTVVSFVAGRYRTFGETLDIALGNLLDTFAREAGIAPPYVAGGLHAVDRCAEGGGFVEGIPYVVKGQDVSFSGILTAALRLLKRGARLSDVCYTLREVAFSSVVEVTERCLAHTGKRQATLTGGVAANRVLNEKMSLMAGLHGAVYRPVDVRLSGDNGVMIALTGLAAYLHGVIIDPGEAYIRQRWRIDEVDIPWYPWLPGDPPPG; this comes from the coding sequence ATGCCGCCTAAGAGGGATGGGGAGGTCCTCGTCCTGGGTATAGAGTCTACAGCCCACACCTTCGGCGTGGGGATAGTCTCGACCAGGCCCCCTATCGTCAGGGCGGATGTGAGGAGGAGGTGGACTCCTAGGGAGGGGGGCATACTCCCCCGGGAGGTGGCTGAGTTCTTCAGCCTCCACGCCGGCGAGGCGGTGGCGGAGGCTCTGGGTGAGGCCGGGGTCTCCATTGCTGACGTGGATGCTGTGGCCGTTGCTCTGGGGCCTGGTATGGGGCCTGCCCTCAGGGTGGGGGCTACCGTGGCGAGGGCGCTGTCGGCCAAGTACGGGAAGCCCCTGGTCCCCGTGAACCATGCTGTGGCCCACGTTGAGGCGGCGAGGTTCACAACGGGGCTCCGGGACCCTGTGGCCCTCTATGTTGCGGGGGGTAACACGACCGTGGTCTCCTTTGTCGCCGGGAGGTACAGGACGTTCGGCGAGACCCTGGACATAGCGCTGGGCAACCTCCTGGACACGTTCGCCAGGGAGGCGGGGATAGCGCCCCCCTACGTCGCCGGGGGCCTCCACGCTGTGGACAGGTGCGCCGAGGGGGGCGGGTTCGTGGAGGGCATACCCTACGTGGTTAAGGGGCAGGACGTATCCTTCAGCGGAATACTCACGGCGGCACTAAGGCTCCTGAAGAGGGGGGCGAGGCTGAGTGACGTGTGCTACACCCTGAGGGAGGTGGCGTTCTCGAGCGTGGTGGAGGTTACAGAGAGGTGCCTCGCCCACACGGGCAAGAGGCAGGCCACCCTGACGGGGGGAGTTGCGGCTAACAGGGTGCTCAACGAGAAGATGAGCCTGATGGCGGGGCTCCACGGCGCCGTCTACAGACCGGTGGACGTGAGGCTCAGCGGCGACAACGGAGTCATGATAGCCCTCACCGGCCTCGCCGCCTACCTCCACGGCGTCATCATAGACCCGGGGGAGGCGTATATAAGGCAGAGGTGGAGGATAGACGAGGTGGACATACCATGGTATCCCTGGCTCCCTGGGGACCCGCCGCCCGGCTAG